From the Pseudomonas sp. Teo4 genome, the window GAATTCGCAATTCATGACCGGCACGCCATCGACCCGCACCTTGACGCTGTCCGGCAGGTCGATGGGCAGCACGTCACCCTTCTTCAGTGCCATGACCTGGCCCAGGCGCGATTCGATCTCGACGAAGTCGGCGATCAGGTCAACCTGGGACTGGGTGATTTCGTCCGCCATGCGCCGGTTCCACTGCCGCTCCTCCTCCGGGTTGATGTCGGTCAGCGGGCCATTGAGCAGTTGGCGCATCGGCTCGATCATCAGGTAGGGGATGACGATGTTGAAGTCGCTGGACAGGTTGCCGACCTCAAGGTGGAAGGTGGCGTTGACCACCACCTCGTTGGGCGAGCCGGTGATGTTGGCGAACTTGGCCTGCATCTCGGAACGCAGGTATTCGATCTCCAGCGGGTACACCGACTTCCAGGCATCGCGGTAGGCATCCACCGTCAGCCCCAGCACACGCCGGATGATGCGCATCTCGGTGTGGGTGAATTCGCGGCCTTCGGACTTGGTCACGAAGCGGCCGTCACCGCCGAACAGGTTGTCCACCACCATGAACACCACGCTGGGCGGGAACACCACCAGCGCGGTGCCGCGCAGCGGCTTCATCGACAGCAGGTTGATGTTGGTGGGCATCGGCAAGTGCAGGGAGAACTCGCTGAAACTCTGGTAGCCGATGCTTTTGAAGGTGATGTCGACGTTGCGCCGGATCAGGTTGAACAGGCTCATGCGGAAGTAGCGCGCAAACCGTCCGTTGATGATATCCAGGGCATGCAGGCGTTCGTGGATTACCCGGTGCTGGGTGGCCGGGTCGTAGGGGCGAACCCGCTCGTCGGGGTCCAGGGACGAATCGCCGGGGAACTCCATCGCCGTGTCATCGGTGAGCCCGGAGGTGTCGATATCGTCGCTGCCGCGCAGCAGCATGTCGATCTCGTCTTGCGAGAGCATGTCGTTGGTGGACATGGCTTATTGCACGATGAAGTCGGTGTAGAGCACGCCGAGCAGCGCGACATCGGGCTGCTCGGCGGCCAGGTTCTTGCGCAGCAGCTCAAGCATCTGAGCTGCCAGCGCCTCCTTGCCCTGGGGCGTTGCCAGTTGTGCGCTGTCCTGGCCGCTCAGGGCGGTCAGCAGCTGGCTGCGAATCTTCGGCATGTACATCTCCACCAGCTTGCGCGTGCCCTCGTTGCCGACTTCAAGGTTGAAACCGACGTAGAGCACGCTTTGGTCATCGCGCTCGCTGTGCAGGTTGACCGTCATGGGCGCGACGCTCACCAGCAGTGGCGCCTGTGGCACCACGGCCGACGTTTTGTGTACCTGCGCCTGGGCACGTTCACGCACGATGTAGGCATACACGCCCGCGGAACTGGCCGCCGCAGTGACCAAGGCCAGTGGTATGAACCAGAGCCAGATCTTCTTGGTGGTAGTGGGCATGGATAGCGGCCTTGGGAGTGGGTAAACGGTTCGAAAGGGCGCAAGTATGCCCAGCGGGCCAATCGTCCGATGGGCTGATTAGCGCGGGTTTAGGGCGTCAACTTGTGGCTTTGCTTCGGCGTTTACAGATACAGGTCGACCCCGGCGCCAAGGCTGGCAACCTGCTGGGTTTGTGGTGCGGCAGCAGGTTCCGAGGTCGGTTCCGTGCGCGTCGTGTTGCTGGCGCCTGGCGACTCCCGGCGAGGCTGCTCGCCCATGGCCTGGCGTGATGCGCCGTCGTTGACCGACGCCTCACCCAGTGTCAGCCCCTGCGCGGCCAGCGCCACCTGCAACTGCGGCAGCGCCTGCTCCACCGCCGAGCGCACCGAGGCGTGGGTGGACTGGAACTGCGCTTGAATACCGCCTTCGCTGACATTCAGGCTGATCGACAGCGGGCCAAGGTCAGCCGGGTTCAGTTGCATGTCCATTTGCTGCTCGCCGCGACGCACCAGGGCGATCACCTGCTGGCCCAGGTCGTCCTGCCAGGCCGTGCTTCCCAAGGAGGGAGTGGCAGCGGCGGTTGTGTCGGTGCTGACAGTGCTGGCGCTGGCGGTTGTGGTCGAACTCAGGCCGGGCACGACCGTGGGCACGGCGGAAGTACCGTCTGCGGTGTCAGCGGGCGGGCTGTCGAAGGCAATGCCACGGGTGGTTTCCAGCGAGGCGCGCGTCGCTACCGGGGCTATTTCGGCGAGGCTGTCGACGGCAAGGTCTGGTTGGGCCGCAGGGGACTCCTCCTCGGGCGCGCTCCACTCTAGGGGTGCCGATACTTTGCCTTCGTAGGAAGGCTCGCTATCGGGCGAGGGTTCGGGGTTTGCCGCAGGTGCCTGCGCCCAGCTCACGGGCGCAGAAATGGCGAGTACGCCGGCATTGTCGATCAAGTCCAGGCGCTGGCGAATCGCTTCCAACGAATCCCGTGACGGCTCTGTACCGTCATCTGCATCAGTGCTGTCTTCTACTGTGTCGTCGGTGTCCAGCATCGCGGCCAGACTGTCCATGTCCACGGCTTCGTCGGCGTTGGCGTCCACTTCGGCGACCTGCAGATCGGCCGCCGGAGGCAGTGGCTCGGGAGCGACTACCTGGGGCAGTTCCTGTTGCAGGTCTGCTGCTTCTGCTTGCACCGCCAGCTGGGGAGCTTCGCTGGCTTTCACCGGTTGGCTTTGGGCAGGTAACGTCGGCGTGCTTGCAGGGCGTGTCGACGGCGTCGCGGTGGTAATCGGGGTGGCCGGCGCATCTGTGCTAGCCGTTTCGGCCTGCTCAAGCGCGGTCGAGAAGGCATTCGCCGTGTCGCTTGTGCTGCTGGTGTCGGTCACATCCTGGCTTGAGGCCAAGGGTTGGGCTGTGAGGTTGGTGATGATGTTCATGGCTCTCTCAGAATCCGCTGCCCAGGGATGCGCGTCGCGCACGGCTGGCCTGTTCGTCGGTTTGTCTTTGTTCGGCGCGACCGGCGCGCAGCTGTTCCTGTGCTTGGCGCCGGGCCAGCAGCGTCTCGATGGCGTTGACCTTGCGCCATGCCTGGCGCCAGGTTTCCTGATGCTCGGCAACCTGGGCCCGGTGGCGTTCCAGGTTGGCTTCGGCGCGCTCCATCGCCGCCTCCAGCGACTTGAGAAAACCCCGGTAGTTGGCCAGCGTGGCCGGGCTCATGCCGGCGCCGGCCAGTTCTTGCTGCAGTGTCTTGCGGTATTCGCGCTGGTACTGGTCCAGGGTGCGCAATTGTTCGGCCAGTCGTTGCTCGGCGCGGCGGCTCTGGGACAGCGCGTTGGCAGCGTCCTCCCGGGCGCGGGCGGTCAGTTCGACAAGCAGCTGGAGCGATTCGTGGGCCATGGTCTACCTGCCTGCTCTGTGGTCATTTGCCGGGGAACAGCAGATTGAGCCCGGCCAGGCTGTCTTCCATCGACGAGCGTTCATTGATCCGCTGTTGCAGGAAGCGCTCGATATGCGGGTACAGGTTCACGGCGCGGTCCAGCTGGGCGTCGTGCCCCGGCGCGTAGGCGCCCACGCCGATCAGGTCGCGGTTGCGCTGGTAGCGTGACAAGGCCTGCTTGAGCTTCTGGGTCTTGCGCTGTTGCGATTCGCTGACGATCGCGGTCATCGCCCGGCTGATCGAGGCTTCGATATCGATGGCGGGGTAGTGCCCGCTTTCGGCCAGCTGGCGCGACAGCACGAAGTGGCCATCGAGAATGGCCCGCGCCGAATCGGCAATCGGGTCCTGCTGGTCGTCGCCCTCGCTGAGCACGGTATAGAAACCGGTGATCGAGCCACCGCCCCGTGGGCCATTGCCTGCGCGCTCGACCAACTTCGGCAGCTTGGCGAACACTGATGGCGGGTAGCCCTTGGTGGCCGGTGGCTCGCCCAGGGCCAGGGCGATTTCGCGCTGGGCTTGGGCGTAGCGCGTCAGCGAGTCCATGATCAACAGCACATCCTTGCCCTGGTCGCGGAAATCCTCCGCCAGGCGCGTGGCGTACAGCGCGCCCTGCAGCCGTTGCAGGGGCGAGGCGTCGGCCGGTGCGGCCACTACCACCGAGCGGCGCAGGCCTTCCTCGCCAAGAATGTTGTCGATGAAGTCCTGCACCTCGCGGCCACGTTCACCGATCAGGCCGACCACCACCACATCGGCGCGGGTGTAGCGGGCCATCATGCCCAGCAACACCGACTTGCCCACGCCGGAGCCAGCGAACAGGCCCAGACGCTGCCCACGCCCCACGCTGAGCAAGGCATTGATGGCGCGGATGCCCACGTCGATCTGGCGGTCGATGGGCGCCCGTTGCAGCGGGTTGATCGGTTGGCCATGCAGGCTGGCGCGATGCGCCGCCAGCAACGGGCCTTTGCCATCGAACGGGTTGCCGCTGCTGTCCAGTACCCGGCCGAGCAGCGACATGCCCAGCGGCACGGGGCGGATACCGTCGCTGGCGCCCGGCTCATCGGCCAGGGCGAACACCCGCGCCCCCGACTGTAAGCCGTGGATTTCTTCCAGCGGCATCAGGTAGAGCACCTCGCCGGCAAAGCCGATCACTTCTGCTTCGGCGAAAATCCCTGGCTGTGCGCCACGCGCGGGCAGCAGTTCGATACGGCACCCGGCGCCCAGCGGCAGGCGCATGCCCACCGCCTCCAGCACGATGCCGGTGGCCCGGGTGATACGGCCGCTACGCCGGTAGTCGGTGGCCTGCAACGCTTCGCCAGCCAGGGTGTCGAGGCCTTGGCTCCAGCGTTTCAGGTGCGGGTTGGCGGTGGTCATTGGGGCGGAGCCATTTCGTCGAGCAGCCATTGGCCGTTACGTTCGAACAGCGCCTGACGTGTCTGGTGCGTGGCGTCCAGCTCGGCGGTCGCGCTCAGTGCACGGCAACCGCCGGGCTGAATCGACGGGTCGGCGTGCAGGGTCCAACCGGCCGCCGCCAGTTCATCGCCCAGGCTGCCTTGCACCCAGGGCAGGTCGCCAGGGTTCAGCTCAAGGCTTGGTTTGCCGGTCAGCGCCGGTTCGCAGGCAAGCATGCGCCGGGCGAGCTGTTCCACTTGCTCGGGCTGAACCGACAGCGCCATGCCGGCCAGACGGCTGGCAAGCTCCAGCGCCACCTGGCCCACTTGCCGCGCCACCAGGCCATCGACCTCGCGCAGCGCTTCATCGAAGCTCCGGCACAAGGCGCGCAAGGGTTCGAGGGTCTGGCTGAGCTGCTGGCGCAACTCTTCAGCCGCCGCTTCGCGCCCTTCGGCCAACCCCTGGGCATAACCCAGTTCCTTGCCTTGGGCATGGCCCAATCGTTCGGCCTCGGCTTGCGCCTGGTCGCGCAGGCGCTGCAAGGCCAGGCGTTGGGCGAGGGCGTGCTTGCGCTGTTGTTCGCGGCGTGCGGCATCCGGGTCGATGGAAAGTGGCGCTTCGGTACCCAGGGGGTCCATCTGCCAGGCTTGCCAGTGCCCATGCGGCAACCGTTCAGACATAGGCATCGTCGCCCCGTGCGGTGACCATGTCGCCGGTTTCGGACAGGCGTCGAACCACCTGCAAGATCGACTTCTGCTCGGTTTCGATCTGCGACATGCGAACCGGCCCGCGGGCCTCCATATCCTCGCGGAACAGCGTCGAAGCACGTTGCGACATGTTGCGCATGAAGCGGTCGAGCAACGGCGCCGATGCGCCTTTGAGGGCAATCGCCAGGGAATTGCTGTCGATGTTCTGCAGCAGCGTCTGGATGCTGCGGTCGTCGACATCGGCGAGGTTCTCGAACAGGAACATCTCGTCGAGAATCTTCTGTGCCAGGTCCACGCTGTGGTTGCGCAGGTTGTCGATGGCCGAAGATTCCTGGGCCGAGGCCATCAGGTTGAGGATTTCCGCCGCTGCCCTCACGCCGCCCATCTTGCTGCGCTTGAGGCTCTGGCCATCGAGCATGACGCCCAGTACTTCGGTGAGCTCGTGCAACGCCACCGGTTGTACGCCACTGAAGGTGGCGATGCGCAGGATGATGTCGTTGCGCAGGCGCTCGGGCAGCAGCTGCAGAATCGCCGAGGCCTGGTTGCGTTCCAGGTGCACGAGAATGGTGGCGACGATCTGCGGGTGTTCGTCGCGGATCATCTCCGCCACCATCGGCGCTTCCATCAGGTTGAGCTTGTCGATGCCGGAAACGGTGTTGGTGGTTTCCAGAATGTCGTCGATCAGGCTGGCGGCGCGCTCGCTGCCCAGGGCCTTGGTCAGCACCGCGCGGATGTGGTCGCTGCTTTGAATGTTGATCGCCGCGTACTGTTCGGTCTCGTCCATGAACTCGGCCAGCACCTGGCGCATTTCCTCATGGGAAACCTGGCTCAGCCGCGCCATTTCCAGGCTGATGGTTTCAACGTCCTGGCTGGGCAGGAACTTGAACACTTCGGCGGCGCTGTCGGCGTCGAGCGACAGCAGCAGGATGGCACTGCGACGTGGCCCACTGATCTTGTTAGTCATTTTTCTTCATCCAGCCGCGCACGATCATCGCCACCAGACGCGGGTCTTCGGTGGCCAGGCGTTTCAGGCTTTCCATGTTCTGTTCGTACAGCGCCGACTTGCGCGGCAGCGCAGGCCGCGCCGGGCTGCCTGGGCTGGCAACCACGTCACCGGCGGGCAGGGTGTCTGGCGTCAGCTCAAGGTCTTGGTCGGACAGCGCCATCAGCTCGCGGCGTCCGGACTCGGTAGCGCGCTGCTGCATCGGTTTGAGCACGCGTCGCCACAGCATGAAGGCGGCGAAGCCCACCAGCAGATAGCGCAGCGCACTCATGGCCAGGTTGTAGGCCTCCGGCGTTCGCCACCACGGCAGTTCGGCGAGGTCTGTCTGTTCTTCCACGAATGGGCTGTTGATCACTTGCAGGGTGTCGCCACGGCTTTCGGTAAAGCCCATGGCCTGACGCACCAGGTCGTTGATGCCGGCCAGCTCTTCCTTGCTCAGTGGTTCGTTGGAAGGGGCGCCGTCTTTCATCACGGTTCGGTAGTTCACCACTACGGCAGCGGTCAGGCGCTGAATGTTGCCCAGGCTCGATTTGACGTGCTCGACATCCCGGTCCACCTCGTAGTTGACCATGCGCTCGCTCTGCAGCGCCTTGCCGGTCTCGCTGGCGGAGGTGGTGGCGGTGGCGTTGTTGGCGTTGGCGCTGCCCGGTGCGGGCGTTGGCGCGTTGGCGCGGGTTGGCGCTGGGGTATTCGGTGGAGAGTTGGTCAAAGCACCCGGCACGCCGCGACCGCTCTCACCGGTTTGGTTCAGGCGTTCGGAGGTCTGCTGGCTGCGCACTGCTGCCGCGTTGGCATCCTGGTTGGGGGCGTAACGCTCGGCGGTGCTTTCGCGCACCGAGAAATCCACCTGGGCCACCACTCGGGCGTGCACGTTGGTGCTGCCCAGCAACGGTGTGAGGATTTCCTCGATGCGCCGTTGGTAGCTGCGCTCGATTTCGCTGACGTAGTCCAGCTTGGCGTCGTCGAGCCCGTCGCTTTCGTGGCTGCGCGAGAGCAGGCGGCCGCTCTGGTCGACCACGGTGACGCCGTCCACCGCCAGCTCGGGCACGCTGGCGGTGACCAGGTGAATGATCGCGCTGACCTGGCTCTGGCCCAGCTCGCGGCCAGGCTGCAGGGCAAGGGTGACCGAGGCCCGGGCGGCTTCGCGATCGCGGGCGAACACCGAATCTTTGGCCATGACCAGGTGCACCCGCGCATGGGCCACCGGGCCGAGCGATTCGATGGTGCGCGCCAGTTCTCCTTCCAGGCCGCGCTGATAGTTGAGGTGTTCAGCGAACTGGCTGATACCGAAGGCCTGCTTGTCCAGCAACTCGAAGCCGACACTGCCACCTTTGGGCAGGCCCTGTTCGGCCAGTTGCAGGCGCAGTGCATTCATCCGTTCGGCAGGCACCATGATGGTGTGACCGCCTTCGCCCAGCCGATAGGGCACGCCGCGTTTGTCCAGTTCCCCGATGACCTGGCCGCCATCCGCTTCGCTCAGGTTGGAAAACAGCACGCGGTATTCCGGCTCGCGCGCCCACAGCAGCAACGCCACCAACACCGCCACCGCGGCGGCGCCGGCCAGCAGCAATGGCAGCATCGGCCGGCCACGCAGCAACCCTGCCAGCGCATCCAGGGCTTGGGGCGGGCTGGCAATCGGCAGATTCTTTTTTGTGCCCTTGGCCTGGGCAGCAGTAGTCACGAGCACCTCGAAGCTGAGGTTGTGGCCGGGAAGAGGGGCATCACAGAGTCCGCTGGCAATGGTAATCGACCCGCGGTCCGCCGGCCGGTTGGGGCGGTGGTCCAGTCGGGATTGGCTCAGCGTCATTCTGGCGAAGCGCAAAGCGGGCAAAGGGCAGAAAAGCCTGATGTTTTGCTGCCAATTGGGCGGATTCGTATTTGCACTGGCTTGTTAATCTGCCGCGCATTCGCCAGCCACGAGCCCCGTGCCATGACCAGCCCAGCCTTTGTCGATGCCTTGCAACAGTTGAGCAGCCTTGCCGAGCAGGCCCAGGGCACTGCTTCGTTCCGGGGCAATCAGGCCGCCACCAGCTTTGCCGGCGAACTGCAGGTTTCGCTGCAGCGCATCAACCAGCTGCAACAAACCGCCGGCACCCAGGCCAATGCTTTCCAGGCCGGCAGCAGCGAGGTTTCGCTCAGTGATGTGATGGCCGATTCGCAGAAAGCCAGTGTCGCGTTCCAGATGGGGGTGCAGGTTCGCAACCGCCTGCTCACTGCTTATAAAGATGTGATGGCCATGCAGGTTTGAGACGCCGCTCACAGATTTAGCAGCAAGTGCCTTAAAGACGACCCAGTCGATTGCCGATGTTGCGCCCTAAGACAGCCACTGAACCGCGTTGGCGGTAAGCGGCCCGAAAAGCTGCGCACATCAGGACGGACACGCACATGACCACCACCAGCTCTACAGCCTCCATCACTTCCCTGGGCGTGGGCTCCGGGCTTGATCTGGAAAGCATCCTGGAAAGCCTGGAAGAATCGAAGACCACCAGCCTGCTGGACCCGATTACCGCCCAGGAAGAATCTGTCGAAGCTGAAATCTCGGCCTACGGCACGTTGACCAGTGCGCTCGATGCGCTGCAAACGGCTGCAGAAGCCCTGGCCGACGCCAGCCTGTACGAGTCGTTGAGCACCAGCATTTCGGGCAGCGGCGTGTCGGTGACGACCAGCAGCGAGGCGGTGGCGGGCTCCTACAGCATCGAGGTCACCCAGCTGGCGCAGGCCCAGAGCCTTGCCACCGATGGCATCAGCGATACCAGCAGCACCCTGGGTACCGGCACGCTCACGCTTCAGGTTGGCAGCGACGAAGCGATCTCCATCACCCTGGACAGCAGCAACAACACCCTGGCCGGGCTGCGCGACGCGATCAATGCGGCGGATGCCGGTGTCACCGCCACCATCGTCAGCGATGGCAGTGACAGCCCGTATCGCCTGGTGCTGACCTCCAACAGCACCGGCACCGAAGCGCAGATGACCGTCAGCTACAGCAGCGACGACAGCAGCGACCTGGCGACTTCGCTGTTCGGCTATGCCGATGGCTCCGGCAACATGACCGAAACGGTCGCCGCGCAGGATGCCGAGCTCACCATCAATGGCATCTCGATCACCAGCCAGAGCAACACCGTCGAAGAAGCCTTGCAGGGCGTCACCCTCAGCCTGACCGCCACCGGCAGCTCGCAGACCCTGACCATCGAGCGCGACACCGACACGATCCTCGATGCGATCACCGATTTCGTCGATGCCTACAACGACTTCGTGGCCACGGTGGATGACCTGACCGCCTACGATGCCGACTCGGAAACCAGCGGGGAATTGCTGGGCGACTCCACGACCCGGCGTATCAGCACCGAACTGGCCAGCGACATCTACAACTCGATCGGCAGCGGCACCTTCACCTACCTGTCGCAACTGGGCATCGCCCTGGAGTCCGATGGCACCTTGTCCATCGACGAAGACACGCTGGAAAGCGCGCTTGAAGACAACATCGACGCGGTATCCGAATTCTTCATCGGCAGCGACGGCAGCTCGGGTTTCATCTCGCGCATGACCGAAGACCTGGACAACTACCTCGACGAGGACAACGGCCTGATCGTCGCCAAGACCGACAGCCTGGAATCCAAGCTCGAACAGCTGGAAGAGCGCTACGAAGAAAAGCAGGACCTGATCGATTCCGAGATGGAGCGCTGGCGTGAGGAGTTCACCGAGCTCGATACCTTGATTTCCACCCTGAACTCCACCGCCGATTACCTCACCACCCAATTCGAGGCGCTCAACAGTGACGATTAATGCCCGCGTGACGGAGCTCGCCAGATGATATCCGCCCAAGACGCCAGCGCTTATGCCCGGGTGGGCCTGGAGAGCGGCATTCTTGCCGCCTCGCCGCACCAGCGCATCACCATGCTGTTCGACCACTACCAGGCTTCGCTGCGCCTTGCCCGCTTGCACCTGCAGGCGGGCAACATCCCGGCAAAGGGCAAGGCAATCACCCGTGCCGTCAATATTGTCAGCCGGGGGCTGCGTGCATCACTGGACCTGGAGCAAGGCGGCGAGATCGCCCGTCAACTGGACGATCTGTACGACTTCGTCGTGCGCCTGTTGCTGCGCGCCAACCTTGAAAATAACGAAGAGCACCTAACTGCCGCCGCGGAGCTTCTGGGCAATATCGCCTCGGCTTGGAACGCGATTGGCCCGCAAACCGAGGATTAACGGTAGATATGCTGCAAGCACAAGTGATCGCTGCCTATGAACGACTGCTGGAACAGTCACGCCGCATGCTCGCATGCGCGGAGAATGGTGACTGGGATGGCATCTTCACACTGAAGTCGCAGGGACTGATTGACGCCGCCGGCCTGCAGCGGGCGGAACGCCAGTCGGAACTCGACGAGCAGGGGAAAACGCGCAAGCTTGAACTTGTTACCGAAATTCTGGAGCTGGATGCCAAGGTCAGCAGTTTCTTGCATGAACGGCAAAACTACCTGGGGCAACTCATGCAAGTCAGCCGTCAGAAAGACGAGTTGGACAATGCCTACCGTTTGAATGGCGCCAAAGTGATATCACTGAGCCATCTTTTGTATCGGTAGCGGCAGTAAGCCATCATCTGGTGGCTGATGAACGCGTTGCAAGCGTGTAAAAATCAGGGTCTTAACAGTACTTAACACTTCTTTGGTAAATACTAGTAAAGGTCTGCCGCTATCTGTTATCGGGCGATGCACTTGATACTTTAGTGGGTAAAAAAATAAATCTCGATGCCCCGCAAGGGAGCACTCGGATGTTCAACACATAGGAAAGCCGCAGGAAACCCAGAAAGCCCACGCTAGAGGCTTTGGTCATTTCAAGCGCAGGGCAAGTGTGTATGGCTTCATCTTTACGGCGTGCCGGGGCGGTAGTCACTATCGAAAAAGGGGAGAAAGTTGCCAAACACTAATAAAGACCTAGCAGACATCCAGGAACTCAACCTGTCCTACTTGCTGCTGGCACAGAACTTGTTGCGCAAGGATCGCGAAGTCGCGATGTTCAGGTTGAAACTTAACGACAACATGGCGGACTTGCTCACCCAGTTGAGCAGCAAGCAGATGACCCAGTTGTCCAGGACCAACCAGCTCATTTGCCGGCCTATCTTCGAGGAAGCAGAGCGTATTTCCAGGGCTCTGGATAACTCGCGCGAGCTGGGCATGGTTGAAATTCACACTTCCCTGCTGATGGCGGCTGCTGACCGTTCGGAAGGCATGCACAGCAACGGCGGCTGAGCCATGTCCGAGAAAAGTCTGGTCACCGAGATGCAGCAGGTGCATCTGGCCATCGAGCTGATCCAGCTGGGGGCGCGCCTCCAGGTCGTGGAAACCGAGACCTCGCTCAGTCGCGGGCGGCTCATCCGTCTGTACAAGGAAGTACGCGGAGCTCCTCCGCCCAAAGGCATGTTGCCGTTTTCTACAGACTGGTTCGTGACTTGGCTGCCGAACATCCATTCGTCACTGTTCTACAGCATCTATTGCAGCTTGCTGGAGATTGGTGGCCATCGGATCGACGCCTTCATCAAGGCGTATCGCTTGTACATGGAGCACGCCAGCGACACCGAGGGCGAGCGGGTGCTGGGGCTCACGCGCGCCTGGACGCTGGTGCGCTTCGTCGAGAACGGCATGCTGGAGCAGATTC encodes:
- the fliJ gene encoding flagellar export protein FliJ; this translates as MAHESLQLLVELTARAREDAANALSQSRRAEQRLAEQLRTLDQYQREYRKTLQQELAGAGMSPATLANYRGFLKSLEAAMERAEANLERHRAQVAEHQETWRQAWRKVNAIETLLARRQAQEQLRAGRAEQRQTDEQASRARRASLGSGF
- the fliD gene encoding flagellar filament capping protein FliD, encoding MTTTSSTASITSLGVGSGLDLESILESLEESKTTSLLDPITAQEESVEAEISAYGTLTSALDALQTAAEALADASLYESLSTSISGSGVSVTTSSEAVAGSYSIEVTQLAQAQSLATDGISDTSSTLGTGTLTLQVGSDEAISITLDSSNNTLAGLRDAINAADAGVTATIVSDGSDSPYRLVLTSNSTGTEAQMTVSYSSDDSSDLATSLFGYADGSGNMTETVAAQDAELTINGISITSQSNTVEEALQGVTLSLTATGSSQTLTIERDTDTILDAITDFVDAYNDFVATVDDLTAYDADSETSGELLGDSTTRRISTELASDIYNSIGSGTFTYLSQLGIALESDGTLSIDEDTLESALEDNIDAVSEFFIGSDGSSGFISRMTEDLDNYLDEDNGLIVAKTDSLESKLEQLEERYEEKQDLIDSEMERWREEFTELDTLISTLNSTADYLTTQFEALNSDD
- a CDS encoding flagellar basal body-associated FliL family protein; translation: MPTTTKKIWLWFIPLALVTAAASSAGVYAYIVRERAQAQVHKTSAVVPQAPLLVSVAPMTVNLHSERDDQSVLYVGFNLEVGNEGTRKLVEMYMPKIRSQLLTALSGQDSAQLATPQGKEALAAQMLELLRKNLAAEQPDVALLGVLYTDFIVQ
- the fliF gene encoding flagellar basal-body MS-ring/collar protein FliF, with protein sequence MTTAAQAKGTKKNLPIASPPQALDALAGLLRGRPMLPLLLAGAAAVAVLVALLLWAREPEYRVLFSNLSEADGGQVIGELDKRGVPYRLGEGGHTIMVPAERMNALRLQLAEQGLPKGGSVGFELLDKQAFGISQFAEHLNYQRGLEGELARTIESLGPVAHARVHLVMAKDSVFARDREAARASVTLALQPGRELGQSQVSAIIHLVTASVPELAVDGVTVVDQSGRLLSRSHESDGLDDAKLDYVSEIERSYQRRIEEILTPLLGSTNVHARVVAQVDFSVRESTAERYAPNQDANAAAVRSQQTSERLNQTGESGRGVPGALTNSPPNTPAPTRANAPTPAPGSANANNATATTSASETGKALQSERMVNYEVDRDVEHVKSSLGNIQRLTAAVVVNYRTVMKDGAPSNEPLSKEELAGINDLVRQAMGFTESRGDTLQVINSPFVEEQTDLAELPWWRTPEAYNLAMSALRYLLVGFAAFMLWRRVLKPMQQRATESGRRELMALSDQDLELTPDTLPAGDVVASPGSPARPALPRKSALYEQNMESLKRLATEDPRLVAMIVRGWMKKND
- the fliM gene encoding flagellar motor switch protein FliM is translated as MSTNDMLSQDEIDMLLRGSDDIDTSGLTDDTAMEFPGDSSLDPDERVRPYDPATQHRVIHERLHALDIINGRFARYFRMSLFNLIRRNVDITFKSIGYQSFSEFSLHLPMPTNINLLSMKPLRGTALVVFPPSVVFMVVDNLFGGDGRFVTKSEGREFTHTEMRIIRRVLGLTVDAYRDAWKSVYPLEIEYLRSEMQAKFANITGSPNEVVVNATFHLEVGNLSSDFNIVIPYLMIEPMRQLLNGPLTDINPEEERQWNRRMADEITQSQVDLIADFVEIESRLGQVMALKKGDVLPIDLPDSVKVRVDGVPVMNCEFGSYNGARALLVKELIDHSIGKPSSSSRFVKGHLPIAKEPDHE
- the fliG gene encoding flagellar motor switch protein FliG translates to MTNKISGPRRSAILLLSLDADSAAEVFKFLPSQDVETISLEMARLSQVSHEEMRQVLAEFMDETEQYAAINIQSSDHIRAVLTKALGSERAASLIDDILETTNTVSGIDKLNLMEAPMVAEMIRDEHPQIVATILVHLERNQASAILQLLPERLRNDIILRIATFSGVQPVALHELTEVLGVMLDGQSLKRSKMGGVRAAAEILNLMASAQESSAIDNLRNHSVDLAQKILDEMFLFENLADVDDRSIQTLLQNIDSNSLAIALKGASAPLLDRFMRNMSQRASTLFREDMEARGPVRMSQIETEQKSILQVVRRLSETGDMVTARGDDAYV
- a CDS encoding FliH/SctL family protein, with amino-acid sequence MSERLPHGHWQAWQMDPLGTEAPLSIDPDAARREQQRKHALAQRLALQRLRDQAQAEAERLGHAQGKELGYAQGLAEGREAAAEELRQQLSQTLEPLRALCRSFDEALREVDGLVARQVGQVALELASRLAGMALSVQPEQVEQLARRMLACEPALTGKPSLELNPGDLPWVQGSLGDELAAAGWTLHADPSIQPGGCRALSATAELDATHQTRQALFERNGQWLLDEMAPPQ
- the fliE gene encoding flagellar hook-basal body complex protein FliE; protein product: MTSPAFVDALQQLSSLAEQAQGTASFRGNQAATSFAGELQVSLQRINQLQQTAGTQANAFQAGSSEVSLSDVMADSQKASVAFQMGVQVRNRLLTAYKDVMAMQV
- the fliI gene encoding flagellar protein export ATPase FliI, producing the protein MTTANPHLKRWSQGLDTLAGEALQATDYRRSGRITRATGIVLEAVGMRLPLGAGCRIELLPARGAQPGIFAEAEVIGFAGEVLYLMPLEEIHGLQSGARVFALADEPGASDGIRPVPLGMSLLGRVLDSSGNPFDGKGPLLAAHRASLHGQPINPLQRAPIDRQIDVGIRAINALLSVGRGQRLGLFAGSGVGKSVLLGMMARYTRADVVVVGLIGERGREVQDFIDNILGEEGLRRSVVVAAPADASPLQRLQGALYATRLAEDFRDQGKDVLLIMDSLTRYAQAQREIALALGEPPATKGYPPSVFAKLPKLVERAGNGPRGGGSITGFYTVLSEGDDQQDPIADSARAILDGHFVLSRQLAESGHYPAIDIEASISRAMTAIVSESQQRKTQKLKQALSRYQRNRDLIGVGAYAPGHDAQLDRAVNLYPHIERFLQQRINERSSMEDSLAGLNLLFPGK
- a CDS encoding flagellar hook-length control protein FliK; its protein translation is MNIITNLTAQPLASSQDVTDTSSTSDTANAFSTALEQAETASTDAPATPITTATPSTRPASTPTLPAQSQPVKASEAPQLAVQAEAADLQQELPQVVAPEPLPPAADLQVAEVDANADEAVDMDSLAAMLDTDDTVEDSTDADDGTEPSRDSLEAIRQRLDLIDNAGVLAISAPVSWAQAPAANPEPSPDSEPSYEGKVSAPLEWSAPEEESPAAQPDLAVDSLAEIAPVATRASLETTRGIAFDSPPADTADGTSAVPTVVPGLSSTTTASASTVSTDTTAAATPSLGSTAWQDDLGQQVIALVRRGEQQMDMQLNPADLGPLSISLNVSEGGIQAQFQSTHASVRSAVEQALPQLQVALAAQGLTLGEASVNDGASRQAMGEQPRRESPGASNTTRTEPTSEPAAAPQTQQVASLGAGVDLYL